The following are from one region of the Tenacibaculum dicentrarchi genome:
- a CDS encoding PD-(D/E)XK nuclease family protein, which translates to MNRTFFEYLGIADMEKIHSQILQWILSKDNKSLTSNQKNEFISDFLNITNFEVSEIITEYEKIDILIKSQNGVICIENKLKSSQHSNQLNRYKESIQQKYGNINTDFFFLTLIDEKSNNDNWKNISYNQLLNSLQKLKIQNNTDGLILLEYIKTLENFSIIIADFLETPSDFINVFDDGHKTKHQKKEEIKNPKQRFISDNQLETIFQKMYFKKVADLLNLTDYYIVETHGNAILGVPIEKEILIDGKYFNFGFDYQKGTFKTMCISTDYENSKSTDIPSQIPELFEKIKHNQKYGYKRVNKPRTKAQHSLTKNNKNNIGIDIKQFAEIFKIEMNLSKELIQNEIIKNVC; encoded by the coding sequence ATGAATAGAACTTTTTTTGAATATTTAGGAATTGCTGATATGGAAAAAATCCATTCTCAAATACTACAATGGATATTATCAAAAGACAATAAAAGTTTGACTTCAAATCAAAAAAATGAATTTATTTCTGACTTTCTGAATATTACCAACTTTGAAGTTTCTGAAATAATAACAGAATATGAAAAAATAGATATTTTAATAAAATCCCAAAATGGTGTAATCTGTATTGAGAATAAACTTAAATCTTCACAGCATTCAAATCAATTAAATAGATATAAAGAATCTATTCAACAAAAATATGGTAATATAAATACAGACTTTTTCTTTTTAACTTTAATAGATGAAAAATCAAATAATGACAATTGGAAAAACATTAGCTACAATCAATTATTGAATTCACTACAGAAACTTAAAATACAAAATAACACTGACGGACTAATTTTATTGGAGTATATCAAAACACTTGAGAATTTTTCAATTATTATAGCTGACTTTCTTGAAACACCTTCTGATTTCATTAATGTATTTGATGATGGACACAAAACCAAACATCAAAAAAAGGAAGAAATTAAAAACCCAAAACAGCGATTTATAAGTGACAACCAACTTGAAACTATTTTTCAAAAAATGTATTTTAAAAAAGTGGCTGACTTATTAAACTTAACAGATTATTACATCGTAGAAACTCACGGGAATGCCATTTTGGGAGTACCTATAGAAAAAGAGATTTTAATAGACGGTAAATATTTCAATTTTGGTTTCGACTATCAAAAAGGAACATTTAAAACAATGTGTATTTCGACAGATTATGAAAATTCAAAATCAACAGACATTCCTAGTCAAATCCCCGAATTATTTGAAAAAATAAAGCACAATCAAAAGTATGGATATAAGAGAGTAAACAAACCAAGAACTAAAGCTCAACATTCTCTTACAAAGAATAACAAAAACAATATTGGAATAGATATTAAACAATTTGCAGAAATTTTTAAAATCGAAATGAATTTATCAAAAGAATTAATACAGAACGAAATAATAAAAAACGTTTGCTAA
- a CDS encoding ATP-dependent nuclease, which yields MIIKKITAKNYRSLEDIEIEFNPYYNALSGKNNSGKSNIIKAILSFLTYDYKMFSQGPSGPVNYSSDYPYWKNKEKTKESIYIEIALELDKNNDAGLYKFIREMVFKEEETTESEKEILLIKATNLPDKNSTNIEIFFSGHKIEDEYKRDELLNRIRSSESVLFHNSTENEPFFFAQKRRDSLSSYLNSDDLELITKKKKTLESAVKKSLKKHQTEFGSLLGRLTEKYDVSLGIPSLNIDRESIEISLKEKGIEVSLEDYGSGTKNRTLILLNLMNAKRIQQSSNLNKRLTPIVIVEEPESFLHPSAQAEFGRILQDIAVEFKIQILVATHSPYLLSHKEPKANLLLERDLNKKEKGSKLIDTEGEKWYEPFALSLGITGEDFGPLKSTIFSGKNDIILVEGTSDKEYFELLKKSKHGSKKLNFDGEIFPYGGAGNIKNNILLRFIKERFKRFIVTVDLDKYSDTKKTFLSLGLTENKEFIIIGKNETGKKCIEGLVPSNLLSKVYSENVDLVQQSMENSEDGKSARSKIKTKVLEAFKEEEKKGNLNIFKDFYPIIEKMNKAFK from the coding sequence ATGATAATAAAGAAAATTACAGCTAAAAACTACAGAAGTTTAGAAGATATTGAAATTGAATTTAATCCTTACTACAATGCATTATCAGGAAAAAATAATTCAGGAAAATCTAATATAATTAAAGCTATATTATCTTTCTTAACCTACGATTATAAAATGTTTTCTCAAGGTCCTTCTGGACCAGTAAACTATAGTTCTGATTATCCATATTGGAAAAACAAAGAAAAAACTAAAGAATCTATATACATAGAAATAGCATTAGAATTAGATAAAAATAATGATGCAGGACTCTATAAATTTATTAGAGAAATGGTTTTTAAAGAAGAGGAAACAACAGAATCTGAAAAAGAAATATTACTAATAAAAGCAACTAACTTACCCGATAAAAACTCTACAAATATTGAGATATTTTTTAGCGGTCATAAAATTGAAGACGAATACAAGAGAGATGAATTATTAAACAGAATTAGGAGCTCAGAAAGTGTTTTATTCCATAATTCAACGGAAAATGAGCCTTTCTTCTTTGCACAAAAACGAAGAGATTCTTTATCGTCATACTTGAATAGTGATGATTTAGAACTGATAACGAAAAAGAAAAAAACTTTAGAAAGTGCAGTAAAAAAATCCCTTAAAAAACATCAAACAGAGTTTGGTTCTTTACTTGGAAGATTAACTGAAAAATATGATGTTTCTCTTGGAATACCAAGTCTAAACATAGATAGAGAAAGTATTGAAATTTCATTAAAAGAAAAAGGTATAGAAGTTTCTTTAGAAGATTATGGTTCAGGAACAAAAAACAGAACGCTTATTCTGCTAAACTTAATGAACGCAAAACGAATACAACAATCTTCAAATCTAAATAAAAGACTAACACCTATTGTAATAGTTGAAGAACCTGAAAGTTTTTTACATCCATCTGCTCAAGCTGAATTTGGCAGAATATTACAAGATATTGCAGTTGAATTTAAAATTCAAATACTCGTTGCAACTCACAGTCCATATTTATTAAGTCATAAAGAACCAAAAGCTAATTTATTATTAGAAAGAGATTTAAATAAAAAAGAGAAAGGTTCTAAATTAATAGATACGGAAGGAGAAAAATGGTATGAGCCTTTTGCATTGTCGTTAGGAATAACAGGAGAAGATTTCGGACCTTTAAAATCAACCATATTTAGTGGGAAAAATGATATTATTTTAGTAGAAGGAACTTCTGACAAAGAATATTTCGAACTTCTGAAAAAATCAAAACACGGAAGTAAAAAGCTGAATTTCGATGGAGAAATTTTCCCTTATGGTGGTGCTGGAAATATTAAGAATAATATTCTTTTAAGGTTTATTAAAGAAAGATTTAAACGCTTTATTGTAACGGTAGACTTAGACAAATATTCGGATACTAAAAAGACTTTTCTATCATTAGGCTTAACAGAAAACAAAGAATTTATAATCATTGGTAAAAATGAAACTGGAAAAAAATGTATAGAAGGACTTGTTCCTTCTAATCTGCTTTCTAAGGTATATTCTGAAAATGTAGATTTAGTTCAACAATCAATGGAAAATTCTGAAGACGGAAAATCAGCAAGGTCAAAAATTAAAACAAAAGTACTTGAAGCGTTCAAGGAAGAGGAAAAAAAGGGGAATTTGAATATTTTTAAAGATTTTTATCCAATAATAGAAAAAATGAACAAAGCATTCAAATAA
- a CDS encoding lipocalin family protein, translating into MKKLLKLGMISCFVLTLFGCSNDDENIKDENSIVGTWKLIEVYSDPGDGSGSWNSVENGYTYSFSVNGEFTSTRFSECSSGNYTINSNKLTLDFDCDGFTAGIENPEGTFIENYTLESNRIILVPTYLNCDEGCGWKFEKINQSE; encoded by the coding sequence ATGAAAAAATTACTGAAACTTGGAATGATTTCTTGCTTTGTGCTTACCCTTTTTGGCTGTAGCAATGACGATGAAAATATAAAAGACGAAAATTCGATTGTAGGAACGTGGAAACTAATAGAAGTTTATAGTGACCCTGGAGATGGTTCTGGTAGTTGGAATTCTGTTGAAAACGGATATACATATAGTTTTTCTGTAAATGGAGAATTTACTTCAACTCGTTTCTCTGAATGTAGCTCTGGCAACTATACCATAAATTCTAATAAACTGACTTTGGATTTTGATTGTGACGGATTTACAGCTGGAATTGAAAACCCAGAAGGAACATTTATTGAAAATTACACTTTGGAATCAAATAGAATAATATTAGTTCCAACTTATTTGAATTGCGACGAAGGATGTGGTTGGAAATTTGAAAAAATTAATCAATCGGAATAA